The Stigmatella aurantiaca genome includes the window TGGATTTGACGGCCCTGCGCAACATCGTCGTGCGCCAGCAGGACGGGGCGACGGTGTACCTGTCGGACGTGGCGCTGGTGGAGGACGGCTTCGAGGACACGCGGCGCATGTCGCGCGTCAACGGCAACCCCGCCCAGGGCCTGGGCATCCGCAAGCAGCGCGGCGCCAACGCCGTCGCCGTGGCCCAGGGCGTTCACGCGGTGCTCGCGGAGCTGCGCAAGGACCTGCCCGAGGGGATGGAGATCGGCGTGAACTTCGACTCGACGAAGTTCATCGAGGAGAGCGTTCACGAGATCGAGTTCGAGCTGCTGCTGGCCTGCATCCTGACGGCGCTGGTGTGCTGGATCTTCCTGGGCTCGCTGTCGAGCACGCTCAACGTCATCCTGGCCATTCCCATGTCGCTGCTGGGCACGGTGGCGGTCATCTACTTCCTGGGCTTCACGCTCAACACCTTCACGCTCCTGGGGTTGGCGCTGGCGGTGGGCATCGTGGTGGACGACGCCATCATGGTGCTGGAGAACATCTACCGGCATGCGGAGATGGGCAAGGAGCGCGTCCGCGCGGCGCGCGAGGGCACCTCCGAGATCACCTTCGCGGCGCTGGCGGCCACGCTGGCGGTGGTGGCCATCTTCATCCCCGTCGTCTTCATGAAGGGGGTCATCGGCCGGTTCTTCCTCCAGTTCGGCGTCACCCTGTGCGTGGCGGTGCTGCTCTCCTATGTCGAGGCCATCACCCTGGCACCCGCACGGTGCGCGCAGCTCCTGAAGACTTCACGCGAGCACCGCGGGCGGGTCGGGCAGTTCGTGGACCGCGGCTTCGTGAAGCTCGAGGGGTTGTACGCGCGCGTGCTGGACCGGGTCCTGGCGCGGCCCCTCTGGGTGCTGGGCGGGGCGGTGGTGCTGCTGGGGGCCTCCGTGTTCGTCTTCCAGGCGCTGCCCAGCGAGTTCGTCCCCTCACAGGATCAGAGCCGCTTGACGGTGCGCCTGCAGACGGCGGTGGGCAGCAACCTCCAGGAGACGGACCGGCTGTTCCAGCAGGCGGAGGCGGTGGTCAACCAGCGGCCGGAAGTCGTCCGTGTCTTCTCGACGGTGGGCGGCATGGGCGGCTCGGGGGTGAACTCGGGCCAGCTCATGTTGACGCTGCTGCCGCCGGATCAGCGCATGTCCCAGGCCGAGTTCCAGCAGGTGCTGCGCAAGGAGCTCAATGCCATCCCGGGCCTGCGCGCCGTGGTGCAAGACTTGTCCCAGAGCGGCTTCACCGCGCAGCGCGGCTTTCCGGTGGAGTTCAGCGTGCGCGGCTCGGACTGGGAGCAGCTCGTGGTGGCCAGCGGGCAGATGCGCGAGACGCTCCAGGCCAGCGGCAAGGTGGTGGACGTGGACACGGACTACCAGCTCGGCATGCCGGAGCTTCGCCTCATCCCGGACCGGGCCCGCGCCGCCGACATGGGCATCTCCATCGAGTCGGTGGCCTCCACCATCAACTCCCTGGTGGGCGGGGTGCGCGTGGGCAAGTACAGCACGGGGGGCCGCCGCATCGACGTGCGGCTCCGGCTGCTGGCCGATCAGCGCGCGCGGCCCGAGGACCTGGGCGGGCTCAAGGTGCGCGCCGCCAACGGGGAGCTGGTGCCGCTCTCGGCGCTGGTCCAGCAGGAGGAGCGCCCGGCGCTCCAGGCCATCACCCGGCGGGACCGGGAGCGCGCCATCAGCATCTTCGCCAACGTGGCCCCGTCCTCGAACCAGGAAGAGGCGCTCGCCCTGGTGGAGCAGGCCGCCAAGCAGCTGCCGGCGGGCACCCGCGTGGTGCTGGGCGGCGCGAGCGTGGCCTTCCGTGAGTCCATGGGCAGCCTCCTCTTCGCGCTCTTCCTGGGGATTGGCGTGGCGTACATGGTGCTCGCCTCGCAGTTCAACTCGTTCCTCCACCCGGTGACGGTGCTCACCATCCTCCCGCTGTCGGTGGCCGGGGCCGCCTTCGCGCTGGGGCTGGCCGGCATGACGCTGAACATCTTCAGCATGATCGGCCTGCTCCTGCTGATGGGCATCGTGAAGAAGAACTCCATCATCCTCATGGACTACGCGCTCCAGCAGCGCGAGGAGGGCGTGGACGCGCGCGAGGCCATGCGGCGCGCGGGCCCCGTGCGCCTGCGGCCCATCCTCATGACGTCCCTGGCCACGATGATGGCGGCCATCCCCGCCGCGCTGGCGCTGGGCGCCGGCAGCGAGACCCGGGCCCCCATGTCCATCGCCGTGCTCGGTGGCCTGTCCGTGTCCACCGTGCTCAGCCTGCTGGTGGTGCCCGCCTTCTATGTGGTGGCGGACCGGCTGAAGGCACGGCTCGGCCGGCGCACCGGACAGGACGAGCAGCCGCCCCACGAGCCTCCCGTGCGGCCGGTCCAGCCCTCGCCCTGACGCAGGGCGGGGCAGGGGGCTTACTGGGAGGGCTGGCTCAGCACGGGCCGGATGCGCGCCTTCAGCTCATCCGGATCGGCTAACATGACGGTGACGCCCGGGTGGGTACCCTCGCCGTGGGCCAGGGTGATGTGGACCACCGTGGCCTCGTGCTCGACGGTGGCGCGGGCGAAGTCCAGGCAGAGCGACAGCAGCACCTTCTCCTGGATGCGCAACACCTTGTCGGTGGCGATGAAGAGGCGGCCCTGCGTCAGCTCCCGGTCATGAAAGCACTGGAGCTGCTCGGGGCTGGAGAAGTGCAGCTCGAAGGTGGGGTTGCCCGTGTGCACCAGGTCCGCCACCACCTCGCCCGGGTAGAGGAAGCGCACGCCGAAGCCGTCCTGCTCCTCGTCCCGGAGCTCCGGGGGGACCAGCCGGTGGCGCTGCACCACGGCCTCGAACATCACGAAGTTCTTCGGATCCAGGTGCACCTGGACGTGGATGCGCGTATCGAGCGGTACCAGGTGGTTCGTGACGATGAAGGCACCGCCCTTGGAGATGTCCCCGGTGAAACCGGACTCCGAGAGGTCCTCCGTACCGAAACGAACCGTGTACTGCTGCTTGAACCTCCGGTATCTCCGCTTCTCCACCATCGGGCGTCTCCTGAGAGCCTCGCCTGGATTTGCCGCACCCGGCCCGCAGTGTGCCACGAGTCGTGCCGTTCCGGCTGTATCAGCTTGCTCGGTGCTAAGAACGAAAATCAGGGGGCTTCCTGGAATCCCCCCTCGCGTTTCCGGGTTTCCCCTATCTGCCGCCCAGGCGGCCCTGCCTAGAGATTTCCTTGGATTCCAAAAACGAAAGCCGCATCGCCCTCTTCCTCGACTTCGAGAACCTCGTCACCAACACCGGCATCAGCTCCGCGGGGTTCGACCTGCAGCCCTCCATGGACCGGCTGCTGGAGAAGGGCAAGGTGGTCTTCCGCCGGGCCTACTGTGACTGGTCCCGCTTCGCGGACGCCAAGGGGCGGCTGCACGAGTACGGCGTGGAGCTGGTGGACGTGCCCCCCTCCACGCGGGCGGGCAAGAACGGGGCGGACATGCGCCTCGTCATCGACGCGCTGGAGCTGTGCTACGCGCGCGAACATATCGACACCTTCGTCATCGCCTCGGGCGACAGCGACTTCTGTCCGCTGGCGTACAAGCTGCGCGAGAACGGCCGCACCGTCATCGGTCTGGCGGTGAAGGAGTCCACCTCGCCCCTGTTCGTGAAGGCCTGTGACGAGTTCCTCTACCTGCGCCCGAAGCAGACCACGCCGCGCGGGGAGAAGGAGAAGCGCGGCGGCGAGGAGTCCCCCCGGGGCTCGCGCTCCGGCCGTCATGCGGAAGGCAAGGGGAGCAAGGCCGCCGAGAAGGAGGCCGCGGCCAAGGCCACCCCCAAGGTGCCGGACATCGCGCGCAAGGTGGTCCAGCGCCTGCTCGGCAGCGCCGCAGGCCCCATCAACCCCTCCCTCATCAAGGAGACCATCGTCCGCAAGGAGCCCGACTTCGACGAGCGGGACCATGGCTTCCCCACCTTCGCCCGCCTGCTGGAGGCCATGGAGCAGGAGGGTATCCTCAAGCGGCAGCAGCAGGGACGGCAGTGGTACGTGGTGTCTCCGGAGACACCCGAGGCCCGGCCCAGCTCCTCGCGCCGCTCGCGGGAGGCCCGGGAGACCAAGCAGGAAGAGGAGGTCGAGGACGAGGAGCTGGAGTCCTATCCGGACCCCGAGGACAGCGAGGGCTGAGCCCCCGGGAAGGCCTCCGGTCAGCGCGTCACGGAGGCCAGGATCTCGAAGGAGCGCAGGCGCGCCGCGTGATCGTAGATCTGCGCGGTGGTGATGAGCTCGTCGGCCCCCGTGCGCTCGATGAAGGCCTCGACACCGCGCCTCACCGTGCCGGGGGACCCCACCACCGAGCAGGCCAGCGCGCTCTCGACGCCCATCTGCTCCAGGGGCGACCAGATCGCCTCGATGCTGTCGACAGGCGGCTGGAGGGGCCCCGGGCGGCCCCGGCGCAGGTTGATGAACTGCAGCTGGACGGAGGTCATCAGCCGCTTGGCCTCGGCGTCCGTCTCCGCGGCGAAGACGTTGAGGCCCAGCATGGCGTAGGGGCGGCTGAGCTGCTCCGAGGGCTGGAAGCCGCTGCGGTACACGCGCAGCGCATCCATCATCAGGTCCGGCGCGAAGTGGGAGGCGAACGCGAAGGGCAGTCCCAGCCGCGCGGCCAGCTCCGCGCTGAACAGGCTGGAGCCCAAAAGCCAGAGGGGCACGTTCAGCCCGGCGCCCGGCACGGCGCGGACCGCCTGATTCGGCACGGCCTCGCGGAAGTAGAACTGCAGCTCCAGCACGTCCTGAGGGAAGGAGTCCGCGGTGCCCATCATGTCCCGGCGCAGCGCCCGGCTGGTGCGTTGATCCGTGCCGGGGGCACGCCCCAGGCCGAGATCGATGCGGCCCGGGTAGAGCGAGGCCAGGGTGCCGAACTGCTCGGCCACCATGAGCGGCGCATGGTTGGGCAGCATGATGCCGCCAGAGCCCACCCGGATGCGCTGGGTGCCTCCGGCCACGTGGCCAATCACCACCGCCGTCGCGGCGCTGGCGATGCCGGGCATGTTGTGGTGCTCGGCCAGCCAGAAGCGGTTGTAGCCCCAGCGCTCGGCGTGCTGCGCCAGATCCAGCGTGTTGCGGAAGGCATCCGCGGCGGTCGCCCCCTCGATGATGGGGGCGAGATCCAGCACAGACAGAGGAATCATGGGCGACAGGCTCCTGGGGCCCACGGGGAAAGACCCGTGCGCACAATCCTGTAACGGTCAGTACAGGTTTGTGGTAACACGCGGGTTCAGCGCGGGCAAGCCAGCCGCACGCCCCCCGAGGGCTCGAGGCCTTCCTCGCCTGGAAGCCTAGTTCTTGCTGTCCTCGTCCTCGTCTTCGTCATCAAAGGACAGCTGGCAGCCCGAGTCCTCGTCGAGGGCGCCCTGAACGAAGCTCTGGATGAGATCCTTGCCGTTGAAGTCCATGTTGAAGTTCACCTTCTCCCCGCCGAGCGTGGCGCCCTCGTCCATCTGGAGCGTCCCCCCGAGCGCGATGAGATCTCCCTGCACGTGCGCCTTCTTCCGCAGGCGGATGCCTCCGCCGATGGAGACGACCTTCCCCGTCACCACCGCGCCCGCCTCGATGGTGACCTTGCCCTGGATGGCCACCACGTCCTCCACCTCCGCGCCCTTGCGGATGATGATGTTCCCCTCGACGGCCACCGCGTCCTTCGCCTTCTCCCCGGCCTCCAGCACCAGGTCCGTGCCCTGCACGGCGCGGGAGCCCTCCTTGGATTGGATGGCGCACACCACGCGAGGGCTGGGGCCCTTGGGCGCTTCGGTATCCTCCGCGAAGGCGGGGAGGGCCAGCAGCGCTGAGAGGGCCAGGGGGGCAAGGGACAGGGGGCGCATGAACGAGGCTCCGCGAAGAGAGGACCCTCTGCCTACGCGGCGCCCCCACGCCCATTGCACCGGGCCTCAGAGGGCCGGCAGCAACAGCGAGAAGGTGGTGCCCCGGCCCACCTGGCTCTCCACCCGCATGGAGCCCCCCATCTTCTGAATGATGGCGTGGCTGATGGACAGCCCCAGCCCGGTGCCGATCCCCGCCGGCTTGGTGGTGAAGAACGGATCGAAGATGCGCGGCAGCACCTCCGGGGGAATGCCGTGGCCCGTGTCGGAGATGTCGATGCGCACCTGCCGGCCCTCTAGCCGCGAGCGGACGCACAGCACGTGCTCCGCCGGGGAGCCCGGCCGCATGGCGTGCACGGCGTTGATGATGAGGTTGAGGAACACCTGCCCGAGCCGCCCCTCGCTGCCGAGCACCATGGGCAGGTTGCGGGCGTAGTCCTGCTTCAGCCGCGCCGTGTGCTTCAGCTCGCCCTGGGCGATGTGCAGCACCGCATCCAGGCTCCGGTGGATGTCCACGGGGTTCAGCTCATCGCCCTGGCCCGTGTGAGACAGCAGCCGCATGCCGCGGACGATGTCTCCGATGCGCAGGCTGCCCTCGATGCAGTCGGCGATGACCGCGCGGGCCTCGGCCATCCGCTCCAGCAACTCCTGCGGGAGCCCCACCAGCGCGGGCAGGTGCTGCTCCAGCTCATCCTCCCACTGCCGCAGCAGATCCAGGTTGGCGAGCATGTAGGAGATGGGGTTGTTGATTTCATGGGCAATGCCCGCCGTCAGCACCCCCATGGCCGCCAGCCGGTCATTCTGGATGCTCTGCTGCTCCAGGCGCCGCTTCTCGGTGAGATCCTGCGCGACGACGAGCTGGCGCCGGGCCTCGCCGGCCTCCTGGAGCGAGCCAATGAGCTGCACGGACAGGCGCTCGCCCTGGGCCGAAAGCAGCCCTTGTTCCTCCAGGCGCAGGGTGCCCCGGACGAGCAGCTCCGCCAGGGAATCGCGCAGCGAGGGGCGCTCGGCCTCGGGGGCCAGCGTGTCGAAGGGCACCCCCAGGAGCTGGGCGGCGGTGCGCCCCAGGAGCCGCTCCGCCACCGGGTTGAGCTCCAGCACGCACCCGCGCTCGTCGAGCACGAAGACGGCGTCCCGGGAGGCCTCCATGAGCCTTCGGACGCGCTCGGTGGCGGCCACCA containing:
- a CDS encoding efflux RND transporter permease subunit, with translation MNITEVCIRKPVLAWMLMAATIVFGLVAAQRIGISQFPDVDFPTINVSVTWEGASPEAVESDLIEPLEEAVMQVEGVKTITSTARQGSASITVELDLSRNVDLALQDVQTKVSQAQRRLPEDVDPPVTSKTNPEDQPIMWLGVAGPFSQQVVSDYARYRLREKLQTVPGVGEVTLGGSLERNVRIWADSQKMDAQGLTVADVIAALQREHVELPAGRIETEGREVNVRVMGEALDLTALRNIVVRQQDGATVYLSDVALVEDGFEDTRRMSRVNGNPAQGLGIRKQRGANAVAVAQGVHAVLAELRKDLPEGMEIGVNFDSTKFIEESVHEIEFELLLACILTALVCWIFLGSLSSTLNVILAIPMSLLGTVAVIYFLGFTLNTFTLLGLALAVGIVVDDAIMVLENIYRHAEMGKERVRAAREGTSEITFAALAATLAVVAIFIPVVFMKGVIGRFFLQFGVTLCVAVLLSYVEAITLAPARCAQLLKTSREHRGRVGQFVDRGFVKLEGLYARVLDRVLARPLWVLGGAVVLLGASVFVFQALPSEFVPSQDQSRLTVRLQTAVGSNLQETDRLFQQAEAVVNQRPEVVRVFSTVGGMGGSGVNSGQLMLTLLPPDQRMSQAEFQQVLRKELNAIPGLRAVVQDLSQSGFTAQRGFPVEFSVRGSDWEQLVVASGQMRETLQASGKVVDVDTDYQLGMPELRLIPDRARAADMGISIESVASTINSLVGGVRVGKYSTGGRRIDVRLRLLADQRARPEDLGGLKVRAANGELVPLSALVQQEERPALQAITRRDRERAISIFANVAPSSNQEEALALVEQAAKQLPAGTRVVLGGASVAFRESMGSLLFALFLGIGVAYMVLASQFNSFLHPVTVLTILPLSVAGAAFALGLAGMTLNIFSMIGLLLLMGIVKKNSIILMDYALQQREEGVDAREAMRRAGPVRLRPILMTSLATMMAAIPAALALGAGSETRAPMSIAVLGGLSVSTVLSLLVVPAFYVVADRLKARLGRRTGQDEQPPHEPPVRPVQPSP
- a CDS encoding PilZ domain-containing protein; translation: MVEKRRYRRFKQQYTVRFGTEDLSESGFTGDISKGGAFIVTNHLVPLDTRIHVQVHLDPKNFVMFEAVVQRHRLVPPELRDEEQDGFGVRFLYPGEVVADLVHTGNPTFELHFSSPEQLQCFHDRELTQGRLFIATDKVLRIQEKVLLSLCLDFARATVEHEATVVHITLAHGEGTHPGVTVMLADPDELKARIRPVLSQPSQ
- a CDS encoding NYN domain-containing protein, with amino-acid sequence MDSKNESRIALFLDFENLVTNTGISSAGFDLQPSMDRLLEKGKVVFRRAYCDWSRFADAKGRLHEYGVELVDVPPSTRAGKNGADMRLVIDALELCYAREHIDTFVIASGDSDFCPLAYKLRENGRTVIGLAVKESTSPLFVKACDEFLYLRPKQTTPRGEKEKRGGEESPRGSRSGRHAEGKGSKAAEKEAAAKATPKVPDIARKVVQRLLGSAAGPINPSLIKETIVRKEPDFDERDHGFPTFARLLEAMEQEGILKRQQQGRQWYVVSPETPEARPSSSRRSREARETKQEEEVEDEELESYPDPEDSEG
- a CDS encoding LLM class flavin-dependent oxidoreductase, which codes for MIPLSVLDLAPIIEGATAADAFRNTLDLAQHAERWGYNRFWLAEHHNMPGIASAATAVVIGHVAGGTQRIRVGSGGIMLPNHAPLMVAEQFGTLASLYPGRIDLGLGRAPGTDQRTSRALRRDMMGTADSFPQDVLELQFYFREAVPNQAVRAVPGAGLNVPLWLLGSSLFSAELAARLGLPFAFASHFAPDLMMDALRVYRSGFQPSEQLSRPYAMLGLNVFAAETDAEAKRLMTSVQLQFINLRRGRPGPLQPPVDSIEAIWSPLEQMGVESALACSVVGSPGTVRRGVEAFIERTGADELITTAQIYDHAARLRSFEILASVTR
- a CDS encoding polymer-forming cytoskeletal protein, yielding MRPLSLAPLALSALLALPAFAEDTEAPKGPSPRVVCAIQSKEGSRAVQGTDLVLEAGEKAKDAVAVEGNIIIRKGAEVEDVVAIQGKVTIEAGAVVTGKVVSIGGGIRLRKKAHVQGDLIALGGTLQMDEGATLGGEKVNFNMDFNGKDLIQSFVQGALDEDSGCQLSFDDEDEDEDSKN
- a CDS encoding PAS domain-containing protein, with product MSERRMLASSPSGLFDRSPEPEYEDIVRFAAESCEVPIAFIRVADLERPWLKASVGLETLADPVRFVGFSPPQGSGEPCLIEDAREDTRTQHHPLVRGESPLRFYASLPLMTPDGCQVGALCLIDHVPRKLSPQQLRLLEHLRRQVQTQLRLREQLQEAEARASQMEEAQARLYALNENLQTEMRQRQHIQRELLSHRELLTQVLAHIPFAVFWKDGDGKYRGCNDAFAQCFRISSPQEFLGRTDLEMGVLPELAAAYRRDDLAVMESGQARVGIEEPFQRLHGEERWLLTSKVPLRAPDGAVHSILGIFADITVRRRQESALQQALWQVKQYAALLETQVVAATERVRRLMEASRDAVFVLDERGCVLELNPVAERLLGRTAAQLLGVPFDTLAPEAERPSLRDSLAELLVRGTLRLEEQGLLSAQGERLSVQLIGSLQEAGEARRQLVVAQDLTEKRRLEQQSIQNDRLAAMGVLTAGIAHEINNPISYMLANLDLLRQWEDELEQHLPALVGLPQELLERMAEARAVIADCIEGSLRIGDIVRGMRLLSHTGQGDELNPVDIHRSLDAVLHIAQGELKHTARLKQDYARNLPMVLGSEGRLGQVFLNLIINAVHAMRPGSPAEHVLCVRSRLEGRQVRIDISDTGHGIPPEVLPRIFDPFFTTKPAGIGTGLGLSISHAIIQKMGGSMRVESQVGRGTTFSLLLPAL